The region TTATTTGCAGCAGCTAAGTATGGAGCAGGAGCAATATAATAAAATTGTTCGTCAGCTAAAGACGAATAAGATTCTGCGTAATATGTTGGAAAATGAGCAGACAAGAGCTGCTTTTGTGGAAGTGTTAAAAGAGGTGGCACAAGAACTTGAAAAATAATTTTAAAGACGTTACATTACATCATGGATAGTAAATTACAGGCAGCTGAAAGCCAACAACAAGGACAACAGCAACACGCAGGACAGCCGAAAGGAAATCCTCTTGCCGAACTGAATAAAATAGGAGGTTTCGGTTTTGTTGAATCTGTTGTGGATGGCATTGCCAATATGAACCCTACAAGAAAAGCTAGGAAAGAAATCTTCCTTAATGATAGCAATAAAGGAGAAGAAAGAAAAGAACTTCTGCAAAAGATCAATCTCTGGATCAATCTTTTAGAAGGCAATGAATCTGCTGATAAAATGGCAGAAACCTGCAAAAACAAAGCACAGCAGGCAGATCAGAATTTAAAGACCAATCTGAAAAATACATTGGATGCTGTTCGCTTATTAGAAACGAATTACAGAACCGTAGCTCAATTTTACAAAAATACAGAACTTGATAAAGTAGACAATGTAAGTATTGTAAATGCAAGCTTAGACCAGGTTTCGGATTTGGATAATCCTTTATTTATAGATGCTATTGCTGAAGAATTCAAGAATTATTACGACCGTTTAGATCTAAGAGATAATTACTCAATTTTGGCGATTCCTGGTTACTTAGGATCCAATAAAGTGATCGAAAAATGGGCGAAAATCTGTAATGAAAACAAAGTAATGATGGTTACGGATTTTGCAAACCTTGATAAACCGGACGATGTGGTAGACTTA is a window of Candidatus Chryseobacterium colombiense DNA encoding:
- a CDS encoding DUF5458 family protein, which translates into the protein MDSKLQAAESQQQGQQQHAGQPKGNPLAELNKIGGFGFVESVVDGIANMNPTRKARKEIFLNDSNKGEERKELLQKINLWINLLEGNESADKMAETCKNKAQQADQNLKTNLKNTLDAVRLLETNYRTVAQFYKNTELDKVDNVSIVNASLDQVSDLDNPLFIDAIAEEFKNYYDRLDLRDNYSILAIPGYLGSNKVIEKWAKICNENKVMMVTDFANLDKPDDVVDLFHSANLTGGELHRSNVIMTCNWLVGRGKAEEVGEEENVELPPSTSLAGKIHKTLMSQVAAGKKHGNINEVDAVKFELKKSEISQLEKMGLVPMVNEYGKIMAFSAKTLFTGDNIGLQTYSVVRVFDYVTKVLLDFLNRRAFENWNARNEDDLRRQIVTFLDGIKGPDKLIEKFKIVRFEQDKVNKDRVWLDIRLTPYFPTKSFVIKLDGHKGDDGNEWDAEYSQE